In Limanda limanda chromosome 3, fLimLim1.1, whole genome shotgun sequence, the sequence tactcatatacttcttattgccacacactgccacacaccctcttccaaccactgatcatttgaacatttgtacatttgcactactgttacttttttttactactgtattaccccgcctatagtgtattcctatttatatatatttatatttttatcctgctcatagtgtattcattgtccttatatcttacaattcctgttaatactgtaatattccatatatatttctactgtacatatcttatttatttacattttcactttaatgtgcacattactctgcacttttactgccttttttttgcacttctggatagatgctaaactgcatttcgttgtatatgtacttgtactgtacaatgacaataaagtttaatctaatctaatctaatcataCACGTGCCTCCAAACCTCTCTGAGGGGCTCACCTGGCTTCTTGACGGTGACGTAAATGTAGAGGAGGATCTCGATGGCGTACGTGATGAGAGCAGCCCACCAGTTGATGACAAACATGACAACACAGCAGAGCACGGCACCCACCAGGGAGAGCCACATGTTGTAGAACTTGTATCCAGGTCTCcagcctgcaggggggggggagagcgaCAGAGCAGAGAGCGGATTCATTAAATGCGGACTGGAGGCAGTGGtggtacttaagtagatttttcacatatctgtactttacttgagtatttattttcctgacgactttttacttttactcgttacatttgagcacaaatatctgtactttctacttcttacattctcaaaactggctcgttacttgagcagcggaggttggcgccgcacgcacctctctctctctctctctctctctctctctctctctctctctctctctctctctctctcaatctctctctctctctctctctctctctcgctcgggAGATGtgacattttgggttgttttgtgtctgtataggcctactataaaaagcactttgcatttttaattttggtacttgtacttttacttttgatacttaagtacatttcaacaccagatacttttgatacttaagtacatttcaacaccagatacttttgatacttaagtacttttaatatgagctactttaagacttttactcaagtcattttctgacgagtgacttttacttttaccgaagtcactttcaggtaagatatctgtacttttactcaagtatggctttcaagtactttatacaccactgcccGGAGGAAGAGTGATGGGAAACCGACTGCGCAGAAACAAATCCAAAAATTAATCATCTAATGCAACTCAGGTTGTCCAGATTAGTGTCTGAAGTCAGACGCTTTTTGTGATTGTGCCTCGTTTCAATGTATTCAGAGTCACTTAGACATAATTTCTGAAAAGAAGTGAAGTATCAGACACAGTTTACTGGCAGAGCTTTTCATTCCCTCAGTGGCTTTGTCTGAAGGGACCCACCTGGAGACTTGGCCCAGGATGCATGGAAGCAGGAGAAATTGATGAGAGCGTAAGATGCCAGGAAGAAGTTGGAAATGATTGGAGCGATGGCGTTGAGGTCACCTGTGTAGGAACAAAAAGAGGTGGTTGTCATATTTGTGCTTTTGAAGCTTGAAATATAAGTTATGCTTTAAAGCAAGATGTTAGGGAACTGACCAATGAGAATGAAGGCCACAGAAATAATGAATGTGAGGACGTAGCCACGGATTGGCTCGTTGTTCTTGCCGTGTCCCTTGGCAAAGAAATGCAGAATGGTGTAGATGTTGTCCTGACACAGAgcctgaggagacacacagaggagaagagagaaaagatttTTGTTTGCAGGAGTAAAGACTAATACTGCAGCTGCATCTCAGGAGAATTCCTCTAAATCGTTGCTGTTTTTACAAAGATCTGTCGAGTCACTGACCTGGAAGACTTTGGGGGCGCTGACGAGGGAAGCCAGGGCCGAGGAGAGGGTTGCGGAGAAGGTTCCGGCAGTGATGAGGGGACCGAACCCAGACACCATGGTCATCACCTGCACCGGAGACACGAGGGATGAGGGATTAGAGGTGAAACAAACCACATCTCGGCTGCAGATTCACACTCTGGAGGCTGCGTACCTGGAAGTTGTTCAGCAGGCCAAACTTGCAGGTTTCCACCGCGCAGGAGGAGAAGTTATATCCGAGCTGGCAAGCAGCCACCGACGTGCCGTTACAAAAATCGTCGCCCATAATGAGGTCGGCCATGTTTCCTGTGGCATTACGGACAACAGTAGCAGCTGGCCaatcacagaggagaagaaatgcATTGATTACACTTCAATGTCTGATCACCAAACAAATACCAAAACAAATACTGCCAATCTAACTGTGTCCCCTGACTGTAAGGTTAACCCTCGAGCAAGgcagtgttttcatgtgaactATACATAATGTAAAACTACACATTGGAGTTTAATTCCGTGCATTAAATGACTTACAGACACAAAGGGCCACGGCCAAGTAGGTGACACCAGTGATCAGGATGGCCAGCAAGGTTCCCTTAGGAATGGCTGCTTGGGGATCCTGTGAAATACCAAAGATCAATGATGGAAGACTTTAATATAATAAGATGTTTCTGTATGAAAAGATTCAAACCAAATTTTcagtgtataaataaataataataaataaaaaaacagtttcagatTACGTGTATTCTTCGCCCAGGGCTATTTTGGacgttttttttacactttttaagtTGTCCCTATATATACACATGACGACTGCTAGTTTTCAGATATAATAGTAATACTGTTATAATATCAAgcaatatacatttatttgaaatataaagAAGTTCTGTTAATagaaggtgttttgtgtttatctttatataaAACTCTTCAAAACACTATATGTTCTCTATTATACAATTAGGAACATCACTGTCTTTGCATTCCCAGATTGGGGGTGTTCCCAATTAGtgcaaatattatatataaatcattatatataataaaaaaaaaaatcacactttttttcctgtttctcaATACGacaaatgatgatgaagatactgaaataaattaaatacattacTCGCGTTTAAAATAGATTATTTTacgttatatttaaataatcatatCTGAGGTTTCACTTGGCCTTATTGACACCAAACAAAACCTAGCACAGAGCCCTTTGTTTAGAAATGTGTGCACTCGAGCTTTGTATGTGCACGGCCCTCCTGCATCGACCTCTGTGTGTAATGGTTTACCCGCAAGTCGCCGGAGATGTTGGCTCCGGCCAGGATCCCCGTGGCAGCCGGGAAAAAGATGGCAAACACCGTGAAGAACGACTCGCTGCCGGTGAACTCCGGAGTGAAATTTTCCATGAAAATTtttgctgtaaaataaataaataaaagagaacaaaaaaagggaaataaagaggAACGATGAGTTGAGCAGTGCTCGGTGGATGAGGCACATCTTCACTTGATGAAATAATTTGGAGACGGTGTCTTACAGTCATAATTGAAGAAGCCTTTGGATTTCTTGTCTTCGGTGGCAGGGATGAAAGTTCCCACAAACACGTTGACTATGGCCACCAGCAGGACGACCAGGAGAACGAtctgggcctgtgtgtgtgtggatttcaTTGATTAAAGTAACAATTGTGAAATTTGACCACTTTGAGCGCAGAGATTGGCATCGACCAATGTGATGTTCATCTCTCACCTTGGCCTCCCATTCCATTCCGGCGAGTGAGATGCCCAACAGCAGCACCACCGTGATACAGCCCACGATCCTGATGTCGTTTAGTTGATCCACCATGACGGCACCGTTCTCCTGAATGTGACAGAGGGCAGAGATACGTAGGATCGAACAGCTTCCGAATGAGACATCATCACCTGATCATTACTACGTCACGCACCATCATCAAGTCGACCACGGTCTCAGCAAACCCAACCACGTACATGGCCACGGCCACGGCGTTGGCGAAGGCGAAGATGAGGCCGATGGATCCGCCGAACTCAGGCCCCAGACTGCGAGATATCAAGTAGTAGGCGCCTCCTGAAATGACAAAATAGGGCACACAAACCGTCGGGGGGGATTAATCGCCACATCactgattcattgatttaatgtcTGGACAAGTTAGGAGGCTGTAAAACGGAGAATGGGTTTCAAGAGGTGATATTCAGGTGCCGTTCTGAGTTGTGAGCCTTGTGTctttatctacacacacacacacacacacacacacacacacacacacacacacacacacacacacacacacacacacacacaccatcctccTGGTCATTCTCTCTGTAAAAGATTTCATGTCAGGATGAGTGTCTGTTATCTCCGGCTGTAAAAAGCCCTGCAAATGTAAGTCTTCAGTAGGATTCAGTAATTTTGATTTTTCTGCTCTCCTGAAAATGAAGCCGTCTCATTATGCGTGTTAGCGGTGCGTCGACTTACCTCCTCGGACCACGCCATTAGTGCAAATGGCCGACatagagaggccagtgatgacAGTGACCACGCAGCTGAGAAGGATGACCACGATTCCCAGGCCTGAAATGCACACGTAATGTAAACTTAAGCTTAAAAATGGTTATTTTTGAACTTCAGATTCCTCAGCCGGTACGTTTGGGTGGACGCTCATAAAACGTTACAGCTGTGAAACgaagcccccccacccaccccaccccacagTCACCTTTAAAACACAGGGACAGTCAAAGTCCCCGGAGCCATCTGCTCCACCTGCTCTACAAACCGCCTGAGACTCTCTGGGCTTCTCAAAACCGTTTAGTTCCGCCTCCTGCACAAAAGCAGCTCGCCAATCCAGGAGCTTCTTAAACAATGGAGCCCTTCGCActgtttcccctctctctctttcttaagGTAAAGGTTTGCCTCTCAGAATGGATCTTCAGCCGGAGTAGATTATTATTTAGGCCGAGAAAGACCAGTTAAAGTTGAATCTGCCCCAGTTCGATCCCCTCCTGCTAATGAGCGAAGGACCATTCGATTCTTTAAGTGCCCTATCGACCCAAGAATTACTGGAACAAGCAAACACATGTAGAAGCTTCAAGGAGTTGCTCTGGTCTTGTCAACTGGCTGAATCATTTATTTACAGCATTTTTTGCACGTGTACATGATTTTGATTTATCACATAACTTTATAACGTGGTTAGCTACTGCGACCCTTAAAGGAAAGCGGTATaaataatagatggatggaacTATATAATGCGGCCCACATCAGATGCATAGAGTTACATTTAACAGTGGCGGAGAGATATGATGTAAGATGTGAGAACAGTTATTAACTTATCCTGTACTTTTAATCCTCCTTCCATCACTGAACTTAAAATCTTATTGGAAACAGCTTGCACAAGAAGTTATGAGAACATCTGATATGAAATTAATTTCTCTCATGACTCTTGTCTGAATTTCCACAACTGGAATTAGTTCCAATTGTGGTAATTCTAAATGTGTCCCCTATAACTACAACTCTGTAATTATGGAAAGTCAACACATCTTTTTCATTTAAGTAAACATGAAAGTGTGTAGTGGTCATGTGGACACAAAAACTTTGAGTTTGTACTTTCAAACCCTTTTTTGTTTATTCAATGATTAAAATATATGCTAAGTGCACTTTGTATGTGTTGATACTTATTTTTGAAGTACTTTGAACAATTATGTCAAGGTCACAAGGTCAAGGGAgctagtttttgtgttattgtcaCAGTTCTGAACATTAATGTGTGACAATTGGGATTTAGATAGAAAGTTTAAATGGGTGTGAGCTCTGTGAAAGGATTAGGAAAACCTCCCTTAAAAAATCTTGgacatgtaaataaatgtagaacCTATGCTCCTAATGACCCGTGTGTCATATCTGACCAATGACGTGTCTCCTTGTCTCACTCACCCCAGCCTGCCTGACCAAAAACCCAGGACAGACGGATGAACAACATCACGCCCCAGATGTTCAGCATGCATCTAATCTGTGGAAGACAAGAACaatagaatttgtgttttattatcatGTAAAGTGAACATGCTACAGCTACAGAGTTTGTGATCATCATGCCAGCAGCACGAATGGATCAACCAGGAGCTCTTGGGCAAACACAAACGACTCCTTGAAAGCCACACTGGGCCTCGCCGCCTTATTGAGACACAATGAGGCTTGTCTCTCCCGGGTCACAGTTTTGTAGAGTGACCCTGCTTCTATAAATCAGAAGGAGCCCGACATGACCCGACGTGATCCCGACATAACTCACCAGGACGCCCCTTATCCAGCCAAACTTTACTCCTCCTTTTTGTTCTTTGGGGGAGACGGCATTCTCCAGGTCATCCGAGGGTGTCCCGCTACTCCCCTCGCCATCGTCCTCCACGGTGTCCGGCACCGAGATCGCTCCATTCTGTTGGGAGAACGTGCAGGGAAATGTTAGGGGAAGAAAACATGTCAATTTGTCCTCAGAGATGAAGCTGAGATTTATTCATCGTGATTGGGCTTTGAGTCATTTTGGTGTTGAtgcatttttcatttgcatGGAAACGAGCAGCGTTATGATTAAGTTGTATTCTCTGAGTCctcgtgtgtttgtctttctccttctctgtgacACACGGGACAGGATTTGGAAAGGGGGAGGAAACCCTGGTGATTTGATTCGGATGAAGATTGATGAAGAGACATTATGCCGCGGCTGCGTCTCTGTCCTTGAAAACTCaggaaaaaagataaaacctCCTTTTAACTTTCCACGGAGGGGAAATATTAAATTACTCTCCTGACACTTACACCCTCGCGTCTGATTTATTGAGACGTCTCTGACTCGTCTGGTTTCCGTTCAATGACAGAAGGAGAAGTTGGCAACAAACCGTGCAGTGGTGGAGTTTGTGATTCCGGAAAACGATGTGAGCTTATAACATGTCAGGtgtaattcattaatttaaagtGTTGATAGTCAAATATTTCTGTCGTTTGAATCGAgcaaagtaataaaaaaaaatgtattaaatatattcTTTGGCGAGAATTTCTTTTTAGGGATTCTTGCAAGTTTTAAGTGTATATTTTAACGTTTTGTACTTAATCCTGCAATCTGGCATGAACTGGAATGGCGCAAGCTTTCTTTCTTGTCCTGCCACGGAAAACTGCCTAACAGATCTGTCTTTGAAAAAACAAAGGTTCAAAATGCTAATCTAGTTCATCTAATAAAACCTGAATGACCTATAACCCCAAGTCTTTTGCAACACAGGGCAGTATAACGCCAGCCTAATAAAAAGCACTAAAGACTCTTAAATCTGTCAAGTTTTCTTTGAGTGATCTTGAACAGTTCTTTTCGGCAAAGAAGTTACGACTGAACTGTGGACACAATGAAGGTTATGATGCAGGAATGATTAAACAACTGTAAAATGTCTTGTTTCtttctgggttttttttgtctttaaccTGAGTGAATGGACTGAGACTCATGACAAGAACAGAAacctcagagtctcagagttgAGTTCACTCAGGCAGAGAACCCGGTGTAAGATACATTCTGCAGAGGCGAAGgacaaatatttgaaatacaaaaatGGCTGCAGACGATTTGGAAGAATGGGCTGAGGAGAATCTGTATCCTTCATGTTTACCAGCTTcacgcacagacacacgtgCACTCACCTTCTGAAACACATCATGGAGATCCTGCAGGGACGGCCGCACGGCACGGTGACCACTCACACTGCCCGCGTTGCGATAGAAGTCAATGTTGGGCACTCGGTCCAAAGTGTCGTGGCCGAAGGCGCTGACCACCGAGGGCCGCACCGCCCGTCCGTCCCCATTGGAGAAGTTGCTATCCTGATAGATAGGAGGCTCGTCCAGGTTGGCATCATACCCTTGGTTCACTTGCTCCCCTCCGTTAGACCTGAACCTCTCCATCAGAGATCAGAGATTCTCCGATTAAAGGATAAAACACCAGTCTTTAGTTTTTGTTCAACCAGCAGCGTTTTTTAAAGAGCAGAACACTGCATATAAACGGGTGAGGTTATCCTTCTTTATCCGTGTATAACCTAGGCTTGACCTTTTCTCTTCTGAGCTCCTGGTGAGTAAACTCAGTGCGTCTCAGAATGGCCTACCTTTATACCATGCATCCCAGGGATCATACACTGGCTGTCAGCTATTGGCTAACTCTCTGGATCAACCCTCAGAAAAGTGAGCGAGGGGTGTCAGATATGTCCTTGCTCCATCCCAGGGGACACAAAGGCATTGCTTAACGATTAACCAAGTCATAAACGCCGAACGAGAGATAAAGGGCGGTTACTGCCGTAGTTCTGGGGAATTGATTACTAATATTATTGTCTGAATTGCTGGGCACTAGCACATGTTGTTCTGCAGTGGCCTGGTTTATGGGGCTAAGGGGAGGATTTCCTCAGACCCATCGGCCCTTTGGCTGAATCACCGGAAAACATCCTTGACACCAAGACATCATATAACTGAGCAGGAAAAGTTCCACGTCATAAAGACCTTTTTATGATGCATGGCACAAAAAGACGCTAGGCTAATAATTTATAATCACAGATATGAGCAATAGGATATAATTAATAGAACTAATGTGATAACAAAATGGATATAAATCCTACAGATATTGGACCTGTAACTTTGATATAACCGTTTCAGTAAATGTTTTCCCTCGTGAGTCTCTCTTCTCTACAAAGTGTGAAGTGGGGGAGCTGGCTACAGAAGAAACTGTCGTAATCATGAGGAAAATCTGAGTTAATATGAGACCATGAATTACAGGAACACGCCGGAGGCACTTCTCTAAAGCCACATGACTTTTAAATTGCCTCTAAAAGACCTCTTAACAGGTAAACTTCCTTATTACTGATACACCACGGTGATTTATGCGCACAGCGAAAGTCACTAATGACTTGAGATCTGACCTTGGCGCTTTTGCAGGCTGAGGAAAATACTCCAGCAGGTGTTTTTATGTAAAGCTGGACTTGTACAACACTTATCAGCGAACGGTGGTTTAAACCTTTTGTTTTCCATAAAAATGAAAGTGACTGAGTCATGGGGAAGAGAGAAAACTTTCCACAGGGAATATAATGACTCTTGCACTGCagcgctcctcttcctctgtcctttTAATTGGTATCAGTGATACTAAGCCTCAGCTCGGTGTCACATTTAGAAAGTCTTCTCTTGTGTTGCAGTTTTCTTATTGCATTAGAGACCCTGACTGCCTCACGCTTGACATTGAGATGATCCCTTCTTGTTATCGGGGCTTCTCGACTTTTGTCTGCTCCGCCCGAGTAAAACCAGAGAACGCTGTGCTCCTcagagatctgtgtgtgtgtgtatgttccaATCAGAGATCAAGAGGAAAAGCACTCTAGTTAATGTCCAAAGGGCTCAAGGGAGGTGGTAGAAAAAATCCCTCTGCAGCGTTGATCAAACTTTGCCCTGCTCACTGCAATGTGAGACAAAAAAGGCGATTAAGTACAAAAAAACTGATCCGAGCAGACAAGGTCCCTGATACTATATCTTTAAGAGGTGCAATAAATAAAACCGTGGGTTGTCCTTCAGCTTATCTCAGCTATTGGTCCAGTCCAGTTAGTGTCGCCCTGATAGTTGTATTATTTTCAATTAGACatgaataaaattaaatatcaCCAATTAAACTGTGGCCTGCAATGTCACAGGCCTTGTTCTaaaaatgcatcatcatcataataaaaacaataataatgatacattttatttaatttccgTTGAAAAAATATTCCTGTAAAGAAATATCCACTGGGATATAAGCAACAGAAAGAAAGGAAACGAGCAAATTAGCTCATGGTGAAGTGAAGTTTTGAGTCTATTAAGAGTTAATGATTAAATGTAATAGATTCATAATCATTAATAACTGTTCTAAAAATGAATGCATGTCACGGTAACTCCCACCTCTTAGCACAGGACTGCAGATAGAGATCCTCAACACGTTAAAGTCCGACTGTAATTTCAAACGCAGCCTCAGCTCAGTCTTCAGATTTGTAGACGCTGAAAATTGTGTTTGTAAAGTATAAAAAAGAATCTAAGTTAAATAACAgctcaaacataaaacagattCTCGCAAATAGTAAAACCGATTAAAACATTTGCAGCAGAACGACCGATCATCACCGACCTGATCGCCTcatgtcattgttttgtttaaatgaCTCTACTGAAAGTAGCATTACATTAGGTCACTGCACTTCAGAGTTGGTTGGACAGTGTTGGTCACAGGTTATTATATCTTTCATCTTATCACAATAAATCACGAACATAGCCTGCGAAGTCCGAAGGTGCACGAAGTAATAAAACTAATGATTGATTGTGAAAAGGCTCACTGGCTTACTCATTAGTCCCATTCTAATGATCCTTTAAGCTCTCAGCTCCGACTTCCTGTAAAGGAAAGTAACAAAAGGTCAATATTCCTAATCAATATTATTCCTGATACATATTTTTTCGGTGACATGCAGAAGAATGTTAGGAGGTAATCAGTGTAACTGTAAATGTGCATGGGCCCTTTTTGAaagtctttttttcctcttgtttgcAAAGACAAAGATCGTTGTCTCtgggtgtttttctgtgttttatggATTTCTAGATGCAGCAAACAACGTGACTTTGCAGCGAGATATGAAAAAGATAAAATGCCACACAGGAAGATCTGTTTGGATTTTATAGATTTATAACACCTGAGTTAGTCGGCCTTtaggctgaggaggaaaaaggcagtgttttttttccccctgaaaaTAGATCTGAGATAAGGATGTCACACAGGTGGCAGGGATAATGGCGCAATAATGATTGAATTCCTGACGAGTGATGTCGGTCGGCCTGGCCTCTGAGAGCGGAAAGATTTGCAGATCAAGACCTGATCTGTCACACAAGACTGTCTGTGGATGTCTGTGTATCGCTCACTGCTGCAGCATTAACCCAATTCTGTCTCTACGCCATCCCTGCAaattaacatacatgtagacTGTACTCCTATATTGTTCAAAAAGTCTGTTCACCTCTtgttctccatctctccctacTTCTTTATCTCCGTTAGTTGCCGCAGGGACGTTGGACTGTCACCTCCAGCATCTGGATTTCTTTATTTCACGTCCTCCACACATTGCAAAGAGACCCGACGATGGTTTAAAGTGAAGAAAttctatttatttctttaaatctaTATCAACAAGAAATCTCTACCACCAGCTGAGCAAGCAACAGGTCACAAGATGCACTGTCGGTCATCATGATATGTCACATGCAcgcccacacgcacacacacacacacacacacacacaaacgggtGCTCTAATGTTTCTAGATGAAGGCACATAAACCCATTGAAGGTCACAGTAAGGCAGAGTCTAAGCACTAAGGAGAAACCGTAGACTGTAGAAAAATTAGCAAAGGAACACTCAAGACTTTGACCGGTCTGCTGCATCACAGAATCTCTGTAAAGTCccgtcctcctctgtgtgtgaagggAAGAGAGCAGGTGTGAATGGGCGTGGATGGCTGAGAGTAGGAGGAAGAAGGTGACATACATCCCGCCACTGTTTTCCGGGGTGACctttttcctctgcagacagGCGGTGAGAGTTTCTCCTTGTCGTTAGAAAACTAGCAGcgctggaagagagagagagagggagagttcCTCCAAGTCTCGGATCCTCATTTCCCTCGAAAGTTCTTGGGCTTCACTGCATCAGCCAAACGTACATGAATCAGCATCGTCCTCATATGTCTTTGCGGACGTACCGTCAagagtaaacatttttttttctttcactcagacatttcattCTGGCATCATTCAAAACCAGCAGCAGGACAAACTCTAGCAGAGTTGTTTTTGCATCATTTAGACGCTGTTACGCAGAGACGTAAATCACAGTTTGTTCAGTTGCCTTTTTCGCTGCATGACTTCAAAAAGCAAGACACCACGGAAAGGACCAATCTGTAGAcacactgacagcagcagcagcagcagcatccctTTGGATCACCAACAGATTGGATCTGATTAGTCCACATAGCAGGAAATTGGAAATAATACCCTGTATCCAACCGTACAGTATACAATCTTGTGCAGAAGAGCTTTGCTGTGCAGAGGTGGAACCGCTCTGTTTCCCAACGTGAGGAATCCTGTCCCTGAGTCTTCAAACTGTGTCTGAATAATCCCACTGCACCCCTGGTTCTCCAGCCCGTCCCACAAGCATCCACCTCCACATCCACCTCCACATCAACCTCCACATCCACCTCCACATCCACCTCTGATCCACAGACATTCATCTTGGGGGCATGGGTTAAAGAGGCCTCCAGCCATTTCCGTGCTAATCCATGATCTGAAATGCTCACCAACCTGGCAGCTAGACAGAGAGTATGCACAGCATCTTTCGCACACTtcggtcagacacacacacgcacacaacacacacgtagCCATGTACAGTCAAGAGACTCACACACTGGCTCTGAACTAACAACGCACACACAtggaacaacacaaacagcttcaGTCTGTCGCAGAGACATGTCTTGATGGTGCT encodes:
- the slc12a1 gene encoding solute carrier family 12 member 1; protein product: MERFRSNGGEQVNQGYDANLDEPPIYQDSNFSNGDGRAVRPSVVSAFGHDTLDRVPNIDFYRNAGSVSGHRAVRPSLQDLHDVFQKNGAISVPDTVEDDGEGSSGTPSDDLENAVSPKEQKGGVKFGWIRGVLIRCMLNIWGVMLFIRLSWVFGQAGWGLGIVVILLSCVVTVITGLSMSAICTNGVVRGGGAYYLISRSLGPEFGGSIGLIFAFANAVAVAMYVVGFAETVVDLMMENGAVMVDQLNDIRIVGCITVVLLLGISLAGMEWEAKAQIVLLVVLLVAIVNVFVGTFIPATEDKKSKGFFNYDSKIFMENFTPEFTGSESFFTVFAIFFPAATGILAGANISGDLRDPQAAIPKGTLLAILITGVTYLAVALCVSATVVRNATGNMADLIMGDDFCNGTSVAACQLGYNFSSCAVETCKFGLLNNFQVMTMVSGFGPLITAGTFSATLSSALASLVSAPKVFQALCQDNIYTILHFFAKGHGKNNEPIRGYVLTFIISVAFILIGDLNAIAPIISNFFLASYALINFSCFHASWAKSPGWRPGYKFYNMWLSLVGAVLCCVVMFVINWWAALITYAIEILLYIYVTVKKPDVNWGSSTQAVTFVSSVSNALSLSGVEDHVKNFRPQILALTGSPRTRPALLDLAHSLSKNYGLCITCEVFEGPRSEALEELNAGMEMNQLWLRKMKRKAFYAAVACDKFRDGTESLLQASGLGRMKPNTLMLGFKGNWRMAGAESVQTYVGILHDAFDFDYGTVMLRMNQGLDVSHILEAKAEMLKAAKEQQALEDETMQNGGKSKGLFRKSRKSSQQVLTTRVSVCGPPPPQVARMNDNLVEASGRFKKKQPKGTIDVWWLFDDGGLTLLLPYILTTRKKWKDSKLRIFIAGQPDRSHLDQQEMKSLLAKFRINCTDIKVIDDIHVRPRADSLKKLEDMIEPFRLREGAKDKIQAEAMQKEHPWKITDEELNSFEEKTNLQVRLNEVLQENSKSANLIIVSMPIARKESVSDFLYMAWLDILTKDLPPTLLIRGNHKSVLTFYS